A window from Nitrospira sp. ND1 encodes these proteins:
- a CDS encoding DoxX family protein, which translates to MKALFNTDDGWSGLILRLTLGLVMLPHGAQKLLGWFGGFGFDGTMGFFTQKMGLPWIVAFLVIMGEFFGSLGLLAGLLTRFTAASFIVIMLGAILTVHLPVGFFMNWFGQQQGEGYEYHLLMIGLSAALLVTGAGRWSLDKLIAERLG; encoded by the coding sequence ATGAAAGCACTATTCAATACAGACGACGGTTGGTCCGGCTTGATTTTGCGGCTGACCTTGGGGTTGGTGATGTTGCCGCACGGGGCTCAAAAGTTGCTGGGTTGGTTCGGTGGATTCGGGTTCGACGGGACGATGGGTTTTTTTACCCAGAAAATGGGGCTACCCTGGATCGTCGCATTTCTGGTTATCATGGGGGAATTTTTCGGCAGCCTGGGGTTATTGGCCGGTCTGTTGACGCGATTCACGGCGGCCAGCTTTATCGTGATCATGCTGGGGGCCATTCTGACCGTGCACTTGCCGGTCGGATTTTTTATGAATTGGTTTGGGCAGCAACAGGGAGAAGGATACGAGTATCACCTCCTCATGATCGGGTTGTCCGCCGCGTTGCTGGTGACGGGAGCCGGTCGATGGTCTTTGGATAAGCTCATCGCGGAACGGCTCGGGTAA
- the smpB gene encoding SsrA-binding protein SmpB produces the protein MTKTHDKEDQYKVVATNRKAYHDYFIEEKFEAGVILRGTEVKSLREGRVNLQDSYASVDDGEVYLQHCHISPYSHGNLMNHDPLRKRKLLLHRKEINKLIGKTQLKGLTLVPLRIYFSKRGHAKVEVALAKGKKQYDRRESIKAREAGREVERAIKQRK, from the coding sequence ATGACGAAAACGCACGACAAAGAAGACCAGTACAAAGTCGTCGCCACCAATCGCAAGGCGTATCACGACTACTTCATCGAAGAGAAGTTCGAAGCCGGGGTCATCCTGAGGGGGACTGAGGTGAAGTCGTTGCGGGAAGGTCGCGTGAACCTCCAGGATAGTTATGCCTCGGTGGATGACGGCGAGGTCTACTTGCAGCATTGTCACATCAGCCCCTACTCGCACGGCAATCTGATGAATCACGACCCGCTCCGCAAGCGAAAGCTGCTGTTGCATCGCAAAGAAATCAACAAACTGATCGGGAAAACCCAGCTGAAGGGCCTCACGCTCGTCCCCTTGCGCATCTACTTTTCGAAGCGCGGCCACGCCAAAGTGGAGGTAGCCTTGGCGAAGGGGAAGAAACAATACGATCGTCGCGAATCGATCAAAGCCCGTGAAGCCGGCCGCGAAGTCGAGCGCGCGATCAAGCAAAGGAAATAA
- a CDS encoding DUF721 domain-containing protein, with protein MRGQSRLDSFSSILAGVAHRLGLESKMFEARLRRQWPDIVGEPIAAHTRPDQVRFKKLYVLVHNSVWLQQLTFLKPVLLEKVNAMAGQPLVTEIVLRIGEFTADHSSTAESTTDPEPLAIQPSPQLLQEITLHAQGIQDQALREHLVTLMAQALSQPESPPRSARRSP; from the coding sequence ATGCGTGGACAGAGCAGACTCGACTCATTCAGTTCTATCTTAGCCGGTGTCGCCCACAGGCTGGGATTGGAGAGCAAGATGTTCGAAGCGCGCCTGCGGCGCCAATGGCCCGACATCGTGGGCGAGCCGATCGCGGCCCACACGCGCCCCGATCAGGTCCGGTTCAAGAAACTCTACGTCCTGGTGCACAACTCGGTGTGGCTACAGCAACTCACCTTCCTCAAACCGGTCCTGCTGGAGAAGGTCAATGCAATGGCGGGCCAGCCATTGGTGACGGAAATCGTCTTGCGCATCGGAGAGTTCACCGCAGACCATTCATCGACTGCCGAATCGACTACTGACCCCGAACCGCTTGCAATTCAACCGTCGCCCCAGTTACTCCAAGAAATCACGCTCCACGCTCAGGGCATTCAGGACCAAGCCCTGCGTGAACACCTGGTCACTCTCATGGCGCAGGCGTTGAGTCAGCCGGAGTCGCCGCCGCGTTCCGCACGACGGTCCCCTTAA